The window AGAAATTCTGTATTTCATTATCTATATTGCTAGCTTTATGTGATTACTATCatctattttgatattttttttatttattgtggtaatatatatattttttagagaTATTGTGGTAATATTTTAAATGCACGTGACAGCAAGCATTTCGGACAACTAATGCACTGATTGTTCTAATAATTATATTCATCCGTAATTTTGTTGTGATGCGTTGAGAAATTACTTTCTTGACACAAACTTTCTTTGTCAAATTAAACTGATCTGTACAAGGTCAACAATCAACATAGCTATGTCGAGAAATGCAGATAAGGATTAATCCTTTCCTTTCACACTACTGATGGAGCGTTACGAGTTAAGTGACTGAtgacgtctctctctctctcccctattatatatatatatatatatatatatatatatatatatatatatgtattgccCAAACATTTGTTTTCTCTCCATATATTTTCACAATGAAAACAACCCAAATAATCTGTCTCTCTACTCTTGTAGCTATTTTACTGTACTCTCAAATTCTCTCAACCTCTGCACTTCGCATACCAAATCTAAACCATGAAGATGTAGCCATGCAAAACCACTCTCAGGTTCATATCTTATTTTCTGCTATTTTTAACATTTTGGTGGAATTAACAGCTATTAACTTCTGATAACTAAAATCtgaagggtttttttttttttttttttttttgggatagGAGATGGATGATGATGTTAGAAGGGAATCTAATGAAGAATTGGATTTGGCGACAATTGCTGATTATCCCCCTGTTGGGCCCAATCCGCGTCACGATCCTCCTCCACCACATCGTTCTTAAATGAAAATGCCTAATTTCATGTGGAATTTAGAATGGATGTAGTCGTGATTTTTGTAATAAAATTTGATGCCAttctattattataaatttctaAGTGCTTTTAATTTCTTCTGTagttttagtgctcgtttggttcaaacagaggaatggaaagggaatggaatcaaataaaggagtggaatggtaacaataaccattacttttattgagtgtttggtttaacaatggaaatgaataattaataagggaatccctttattttgtttcccctccattttgaggggtaacaaattgggtgattgggttacccttaagtaagggtaatgattatctcattacccaaaccaaacaacaagtaatgaattcaattacttgattccctttctaacctctaaaaacacccaaccaaacgtgggtTTAATTGTATATCTATTACTTCACATTTTTTGACACCAACATTACAAATTGGggcttctttttctttttttctttttctctcttttttttttcaagttagAAAGTAGGCGGAGTAGCAAGGTTTGAAAATGAAAAACAGTGGAGTATATTTTTAGTTCAATCATTAATGCGGCTATAGTGAAAAACATAATTGACACGTGTATGCATAGAATTTCTCATTGTTTATTTGAAAACTAGAAATATCCTTTcaatttcttttaataattttcaaataagagTCCAATTTTTATTTGGGCCGAGTTAAGGACTGTTTGAATTTTAGTGGATCATGATACTAGACcccattttaattaaaaaagggGTTGGCCTAGAAAGATTTCAATGGCTTACATGGTCTAACCTTCTAAATTTATGTTTTCGGAGGTCACGCTACCACTTTTATTATTTACTCTAtgacatttttttaatgtaaCTTTTAAGTTATACTTTAGCatgagtttaaaaaaaaaatcagatcaTATATTATATTTAGCAATAACCTTTTAACAAAGAGGTCTTAAATCTATCACGATTTTATAACTTTATGATTAATTTTTCTCTAGCTATATAGGAAAATTCGTAATTTCAATCTCATCTTTTGaatgaaatataaattaagcaaaactagcttaaatgatataaataattaatttttaatttcaatttcatcCTTTCAATAATacatgaatcaagcaaaactagcttaaatgatataaataatcaaggACGTTTGAATATCCTAAAGTTAATTTCAATCAATCAGTATATTATAAGTCTTATTATTTGTAATTACCAAGACTTATCCTTAAAAGTAAATATCCCTTGATAGTACGATATTCACTTTTGAAAGTCCCGTGGAAAATGttacataataaattaaaagaatatatGCTCTTTTGCCTCGtaaataattttgatttatttaaatatagaatatatCTTTTCTCCTCAAGAAACATAACTCCAATAACCATTTACTAATCCGCCGTTTGTGCGACTTATTTGTGCAACATGTACCACTGAAGCAAATACACACCGTAtatagagagaactacattatttgtgagaacgggagaaccatcaaatctaatgtatttactgtaaaaattaatgcattcgctgttaaaattaatgcactaatttttttttttaaaaaaatgctcccttcaggattcgaatccaagttctatattcatccaacaagatgatgcatccaccgtagatcttgatgatcaaatggctgaaaatggttctccgttctttttttatttatggttttttcttgaacctctccctatatataatatttataaccTCACTAATATCATATACAACAATCATCTCGTACACCTAATGAGATCgcatatcaataattaattaatctccaTTTCTTGTTTCGATCCGGACAGGAAATATGAAATTTCcactaaattaatattaattacacTATTAATTGAAGATCTCCATATGTCAAATACACACTCATCTCCTTTTCTatgtattttcaaattaataaattcatattatttatatatatatagccaagTCAAAGACTCATTACTGAAAAAATCTGTAGACAAATCCGGTTTATCttggattaaaaaaattatgtgcaATGGACGACAATCATCGAAAAAAATGATTGGTCGTTAAAAACAAGATATCCAGATTTGATGAGTTAGTTGAAGATAAACCAATTgcaaatataatagtaatatacTGTTTGAAACGTATAAACGCGTACTCCAAAACCGTCTCCTTGCGATATTTCCTTTGACTTTGGCACGTCGCCAACTATGTGCCACCCTCAAACACAAAATTAAAAGAAGTCGATCGCGTCTATAAATATATCATCACAAAGTTATACTTCTCCATCACCATTAGATCACAGTCTTCTGAGAAATGGAGAAAGTAGTAATTGTTTTTGTAGTTTGTTGCAGCATTGTTGGGCTTGCTTCTGCTCAGTTGAAAGTAGGGTTTTACACTCCTAGTTGTTCCAAGGCTGAATTGTTAATACAAGGAATTGTACAACAACGTTTTAACAGAGATCGTTCTATTACAGCTGCATTGCTTAGAATGCATTTCCACGATTGCTTTGTTCGGGTATGTCGCCTTAATTTTCAGCTATTATTCTACTACATTAATAAGGCGTTTATGTTTTAGGATTAACATTAATAGAACAATCTTAATCTTAAGAATGAAAATACTCtgatcatgcaaagtaaatgcccctattaattaagtttaatattatCCTTTTGGTTTAAAGTTTGGCTTAATTCTTTCATCTTGGTTCGTATATTGCCAGATTGAATATTTGCGATGAAATTAATGCATGGAGAGCGCTAGCTATAGATAAAAAGTTTTGTTTGAACCGATGTATCTACAGCTTAATTTAATtacatcactaatttattaaatttgaacTGTCTAGTATGTGATTGAGAAGGGTTAGTTATCTGTGGAGTATTTTACAACACCAAGTAATTATTCAATTGCTTAGCTTCAACAACACAATATACCGTTAACCCTAAAACTTCCGACAAAATGTTGCGCCTCTTCATGCAAACTCAAATGTTATACACCATTAAGGCAATAAAACTGATATGAATAGTATTAGGAATTAGTctagataaaaaaatatatatatattaatttaagaaatatataaaaagtagataaagtgagttggtagaaattgtttaaatataaggtataaaaagaaaaatatattgtaaaaaaaaggaataaggcatttgtaatgggagaaatggagtatttattaaagTGAATTAGAATTTGGATAGTTTGTGTAATGAGTGAATGATTAATTATGAAAAGTAATGAGTTTAAAATGGGTTAAATCAGGGGTGCGATGCATCAATACTGATAGACGACAAGAAATCCCATTCCGCGGAGAAGGACGCGTTCCCGAACCTGACCGTCCGCGGCTACGACCTCATCGACGAAGCCAAGAGGGCGGTGGAGGCCATCTGCCCCTCCATCGTCTCCTGCGCGGACATAATCACCCTCGCCACCCGCGACGCCGTGGCCCTCGCCGACGGCCCCAGGTACGACGTCCCCACGGGCCGCCGCGACGGCCTCGTATCCGACATGAACGAGGTCGACCTCCCGGGCCCACAAGAGTCGGTGGCGCAGGCCTTCGCCGCCTTCCGAGCCAAAGGCCTAACCCTATCCGAAATGGTGACACTCTTGGGCGCACACACCGTAGGTGTGGCGCATTGTAGCTTCTTCCAGGAGCGCCTCGCCAATTTCCAGGGCTCCGGAAAGCCCGACCCGAGCATGGACCCGGCCTTGGCGGCCCGCCTGCGGAAAATCTGCGGTACGAGCAAGGATCCGCCAGTTTTCCTGGATCAGGGGAGCTCGTTTGCGATGGATAATCAGTTCTACAATCAGACGGTGTTCAAGAGGGGGATACTGCAGATTGATCAGGAGCTGGCCCGGGATAGGTCCACCGGCCCCATTGTTTCGGGTTTCGCCTCCAATGGCCCCGTGTTTCACCGGAGTTTCGCCAGCGCCATGATCAAGCTCAGCAAGACTCAAGTTCTGGTTGGGAAAGCCGGGGAGATAAGGAAGAACTGCAGGGCTTTTAATCCTAAACGAGGCCTCCGAATTTGagatttattt is drawn from Salvia miltiorrhiza cultivar Shanhuang (shh) unplaced genomic scaffold, IMPLAD_Smil_shh fragScaff_scaffold_23_2, whole genome shotgun sequence and contains these coding sequences:
- the LOC131002850 gene encoding peroxidase 44-like, with amino-acid sequence MEKVVIVFVVCCSIVGLASAQLKVGFYTPSCSKAELLIQGIVQQRFNRDRSITAALLRMHFHDCFVRGCDASILIDDKKSHSAEKDAFPNLTVRGYDLIDEAKRAVEAICPSIVSCADIITLATRDAVALADGPRYDVPTGRRDGLVSDMNEVDLPGPQESVAQAFAAFRAKGLTLSEMVTLLGAHTVGVAHCSFFQERLANFQGSGKPDPSMDPALAARLRKICGTSKDPPVFLDQGSSFAMDNQFYNQTVFKRGILQIDQELARDRSTGPIVSGFASNGPVFHRSFASAMIKLSKTQVLVGKAGEIRKNCRAFNPKRGLRI